A single window of Solanum dulcamara chromosome 5, daSolDulc1.2, whole genome shotgun sequence DNA harbors:
- the LOC129888840 gene encoding phytochrome-interacting ankyrin-repeat protein 2-like: MEEDQIGSTRRSRRMRMTAGDMDDRGWTPLHIVARKGDLKQVRRLLNEGMDANMMAGGPKSFGMTPLHLAAKGGHLRVMDELLERGADIDARAKGACAWTPLHHAAKERKKKAIKFLIRNGAFLPDDISDTRFNPPLHYCPGLEWAYEEMKLLQLESSSFGEASYSSEN; this comes from the exons atggagGAGGATCAGATTGGTTCAACTCGGCGGTCAAGGAGAATGCGTATGACTGCAGGTGATATGGATGATCGTGGTTGGACTCCACTTCACATTGTTGCTCGGAAAGGTGACCTGAAACag GTCAGAAGGCTTCTTAATGAAGGCATGGATGCAAATATGATGGCAGGGGGCCCTaaatcatttggcatgaccccACTCCATCTTGCTGCTAAGGGAGGTCACTTGAGAGTTATGGATGAATTGCTTGAGAGAGGTGCTGATATTGATGCTCGAGCCAAGGGTGCCTGTGCAT GGACTCCTCTCCATCATGCTGctaaagagagaaagaaaaaagcAATCAAATTCTTGATTAGAAATGGTGCATTTCTGCCAGATGACATCTCTGACACCAGGTTCAATCCACCACTCCATTATTGTCCTGGTCTTGAATGGGCTTATGAGGAGATGAAGCTGCTTCAGCTAGAGAGTTCATCATTTGGCGAGGCCTCCTACAGCTCAGAAAACTGA
- the LOC129890119 gene encoding LOW QUALITY PROTEIN: importin subunit alpha-1 (The sequence of the model RefSeq protein was modified relative to this genomic sequence to represent the inferred CDS: inserted 1 base in 1 codon; substituted 1 base at 1 genomic stop codon), with amino-acid sequence MLQSMVEAGIIGLLVNLLQNAGFEIKKEAAWAIXNATSGGSHEQIKYLVSXGCIKPLCDLLICPDPRIVTVCLEGLENILKVGEAEKNLSRTSDINLYAQLIDDAEGLEKIENLQSHDNQEIYEKIVKILEAYWLEEDDETMPPGDAPQRGFQFGGGEVSVPSGGFIFN; translated from the exons ATGCTGCAGTCTATGGTTGAGGCTGGTATTATAGGTCTCCTTGTTAATTTGCTACAAAATGCGGGGTTTGAAATAAAAAAGGAGGCTGCATGGGCAA TCAATGCCACATCTGGTGGTTCGCATGAGCAAATCAA GTACCTCGTTAGTTAAGGTTGTATCAAACCATTGTGTGATCTCCTAATTTGTCCTGACCCAAGGATTGTCACAGTTTGTCTTGAAGggcttgaaaatattttgaaggTTGGGGAAGCTGAGAAGAATTTGAGCCGAACATCAGATATAAATCTTTATGCTCAGTTGATTGATGATGCTGAAGGtttagaaaaaattgagaatCTTCAAAGCCATGACAATCAAGAGATTTATGAAAAGATAGTTAAGATTCTTGAGGCGTACTGGTTGGAAGAAGATGACGAGACGATGCCACCTGGTGATGCACCCCAACGGGGTTTTCAGTTTGGAGGTGGCGAGGTCTCTGTGCCCTCCGGGGGATTCATCTTCAACTAA
- the LOC129888842 gene encoding mediator of RNA polymerase II transcription subunit 28-like produces the protein MADRHSVDQQQNTEAQINSPASRDDMTAYVIALEAALLPCLPARELQAIDRSAHPYHQIDVERHARDFMEAAKKLQLNLIGLQREDLLTRPEMLRKIEKMEEELETKTELIAKQERLIQGWRKNLKDQLDKHIMELERV, from the exons ATGGCTGACAGACATTCGGTTGATCAACAGCAAAATACTGAAGCACAGATAAATTCTCCTGCTTCAAGGGATGACATGACTGCCTATGTGATTGCATTAGAAGCTGCTTTACTTCCCTGTTTGCCGGCACGTGAACTCCAGGCAATAGACCGTTCagctcatccatatcatcaga TCGATGTTGAGAGACATGCCAGAGATTTCATGGAAGCTGCAAAAAAGCTTCAACTTAATTTGATTGGGTTGCAACGTGAAGATCTTCTCACAAGGCCAGAGATGCTTCGGAAG ATAGAGAAGATGGAAGAAGAGTTGGAAACAAAAACTGAGCTCATAGCTAAACAAGAGAGATTGATCCAAGGATGGAGAAAGAACTTAAAGGACCAACTAGATAAACACATCATGGAGTTAGAAAGGGTGTAA